A section of the Delphinus delphis chromosome 1, mDelDel1.2, whole genome shotgun sequence genome encodes:
- the LOC132438240 gene encoding Fc receptor-like protein 4, which translates to MLLRTPEQTSMLLWASLLVLAPPVSGPLATVSKSMISLQPPWTTVFRGERVNLTCNGFHFYAPEKIKWYRWYSGRQRPSETQGNTLEVRDSGQYICQAPGSLPSNPVRLIFSTASFILQAPHSVFEGDELILRCRKRGREKLTAVRYFWNRKLISDSNKSLDLLISQASLNNSGCYQCTGSLENNRVLRTSLTNIRIQELFPHPKLKATDSQPTEGNSVNLSCKTQLPLERSDTRLRFVFFRDHGVILSNWSTSPELQVTAVWREDSGSYWCGAMTSGIHKRSLPLQIDVQGIPVSGVFLETQPQGDPVVEGEILVLVCSVAEGTGNTTFSWHREDTRESLGQKSQRSQRAELEIPVIREGHAGGYYCTADNGYGLIQSKAVNVSVRSTPGKRRGLVAAGTTGGIFSVLLAVALLFYCWHQRRLGDGSLGDTTRRPLTLGPGVSFHPMCLAPVELQQLHGNEHPKERDLVYSQIQIIQPGEEGEGNTFRTSLEDQHASIVYSEVKTQLRDDSAGKVGSKDENIMENYKDVLLM; encoded by the exons CTACTGTATCCAAATCCATGATTTCCCTCCAGCCTCCGTGGACCACTGTCTTCCGTGGAGAGAGAGTGAATCTGACTTGCAATGGATTTCACTTCTATGcaccagagaaaataaaatggtaccGTTGGTACTCTGGAAGACAACGTCCAAGTGAAACCCAAGGAAACACCCTCGAGGTTCGTGATTCTGGACAGTACATTTGCCAGGCCCCAGGCTCACTCCCGAGTAACCCTGTGCGCTTGATTTTTTCTACAG CCTCCTTCATCCTCCAGGCCCCACATTCTGTGTTTGAAGGTGACGAGTTGATTCTGAGGTGCcggaaaagggggagagagaaactgACTGCTGTGAGGTACTTTTGGAATAGAAAACTTATTTCTGATTCTAATAAAAGCTTGGATCTTCTGATATCACAAGCAAGTTTAAACAACAGTGGCTGTTACCAATGCACTGGATCCTTGGAAAACAATCGTGTATTGAGAACAAGTCTCACAAATATTCGAATTCAAG AGCTATTTccacatccaaagctgaaagCCACAGACTCCCAGCCTACAGAGGGGAATTCTGTAAACCTGAGCTGTAAAACACAGCTTCCTCTAGAGCGGTCGGACACTCGGCTTCGCTTTGTCTTCTTCAGAGACCATGGGGTCATCCTCTCAAACTGGAGTACATCCCCAGAACTCCAGGTCACAGCCGTCTGGAGAGAAGACTCAGGATCATACTGGTGTGGGGCCATGACCAGCGGCATCCACAAACGCAGCCTTCCACTTCAGATTGACGTGCAGG GAATCCCTGTGTCTGGAGTGTTCCTGGAGACCCAGCCCCAGGGGGACCCGGTGGTTGAAGGGGAGATACTTGTCCTTGTCTGCTCTGTGGCTGAGGGCACGGGGAACACCACATTCTCCTGGCACAGAGAGGACACGAGGGAGAGTCTGGGGCAGAAAAGTCAGCGCTCCCAGAGAGCAGAGCTGGAGATCCCTGTTATCAGGGAGGGCCACGCAGGGGGCTACTACTGCACAGCTGACAATGGCTACGGCCTCATCCAGAGCAAGGCGGTGAACGTCTCTGTGAGAA GCACCCCAGGGAAAAGAAGAGGCCTTGTTGCTGCAGGAACCACTGGGGGGATATTCAGCGTTCTCCTGGCTGTGGCCCTGCTGTTTTACTGCTGGCACCAGAGGAGACTAG GAGATGGTTCTCTGGGAGACACAACCAG GAGACCCCTGACCCTAGGCCCAGGAGTGTCCTTCCATCCCATGTGCCTTGCCCCAGTGGAGCTGCAGCAGTTGCATGGCAATG AGCACCCCAAAGAAAGAGACCTGGTATATTCTCAGATCCAGATTATTCAGCctggggaagaaggagaag GAAATACCTTCAGAACATCTCTAGAGGACCAG CATGCCTCAATTGTCTACTCTGAGGTGAAGACACAGCTCCGAGATGATTCGGCTGGAAAGGTCGGCTCTAAAGATGAAAATATCATGGAAAATTACAAGGATGTCCTACTCATGTGA